One part of the Opitutales bacterium genome encodes these proteins:
- a CDS encoding helix-turn-helix transcriptional regulator, with product MITPSPILIHHVRLPRIKARNYARMKAPYTRLYWHSDGGSYITPDGETEFELQSDKLYLIRRNVNYSVRNIQPFRHFHIAFQCSWDIQGNIYALPIRDEAKNTIQQIIDLGHKESESPETAFLAYRLLFLVLDELPADQRAPHTASLRLSAAFNQLLQNAVSGISNAALADTANMSVNHFIRSFKTAYGITPQQYIIVKRCEVATALLNRPQFSIEQIADLSGFYDRFHLTKVFRKYRGITPAAYRKNRELD from the coding sequence ATGATTACACCTTCTCCCATCTTGATTCACCACGTGCGGCTTCCACGCATCAAAGCCCGGAATTATGCGCGAATGAAGGCCCCCTATACCCGTCTTTACTGGCATTCAGATGGAGGGAGTTACATCACTCCAGATGGAGAGACGGAATTTGAACTCCAGTCAGATAAACTCTATCTGATCAGAAGGAATGTGAACTACTCCGTACGAAATATTCAGCCCTTTCGGCACTTCCACATCGCCTTTCAATGCAGTTGGGATATCCAAGGCAACATCTACGCATTGCCGATCAGAGACGAGGCGAAGAACACGATTCAACAGATTATTGATTTGGGCCACAAGGAGTCGGAATCTCCCGAGACCGCTTTCCTCGCCTACCGGCTCCTATTTTTAGTCCTCGACGAACTCCCAGCTGATCAACGCGCCCCGCACACCGCATCCCTGCGCCTGAGCGCAGCATTCAATCAACTCCTGCAAAATGCTGTCTCTGGGATCAGTAACGCGGCCCTTGCTGACACCGCAAACATGAGCGTGAATCATTTCATCCGCAGCTTCAAAACTGCTTACGGGATCACACCTCAGCAATACATAATAGTGAAGCGCTGCGAGGTCGCCACAGCCCTCCTCAATCGCCCTCAGTTCAGCATCGAACAAATCGCAGATCTATCCGGTTTCTACGATCGATTTCATCTGACTAAGGTGTTCAGAAAATACCGTGGCATCACCCCGGCTGCTTACCGAAAAAATCGAGAATTAGACTAA